The genomic window AAGTTGATATCCCCTTGATTCATATTTCAACCGATTATGTGTTCGACGGCCAGGGTTCCAAACCGTATAAGGAAGAAGATCCCGTCAACCCAATGGGGGTTTACGGGGCGACAAAGCTAGCTGGTGAGCAAGCTTTAGAGGCCGGCAGTAACAAGGTTGTCATTCTCCGCTCCAGCTGGGTGTTTGGCGAGTATGGCTCAAATTTTGTGAAGACCATGCTGCGCCTGGGTGCTTCACGACCGGAGCTTGGCGTGGTGTCTGATCAGGTGGGTAAGCCCACGTATGCCACTGATATTGCCAGCGTAATCCTCAGCCTGACCCGCATATATCGTGATACCGGTGATCTTCCCTGGGGTATTTACCATTGTAGCAATCAGGGTACATGCTCCTGGTACGATTTCGCCTGTGAAATATTCAATCAAGCGGAATCACAGGGTTTTCTGGAATCTTCACCAGCTGTGAAGCCAATCACGACGGGTCAATACCCAACACCCGCTGCTCGCCCCGCTTACTCAGTATTGGATTGCAGTAAGCTGGAGCGGCTATTGGGAGCGCCTCTGTCTCATTGGCAGGTTGGATTAGAGCGAATGTTGTCACACTTAGCTGCGAGTGCCTGGCTAGGAGAAAGCAAATGAAAATCATGGTCACCGGTGGAGCTGGCTTTATCGGCAGTGCAGTCGTTCGATACTTGATTGGTGAAACTGATCACGAAGTATTGAATATTGATGCGCTCACCTATGCAGGAAACCTCGAGTCCATCCCCTGTAGCGACGATCCGCGCTACCAGTTCAAACAAATCGATATTTGTGATGCTGTAACACTGGATGCAGCATTCGCCGAATTTCAGCCAGACGCTGTGATGCACTTGGCTGCAGAGAGCCACGTGGACCGCTCCATCGACGGTCCCGCAGAGTTTATGCAGACAAATATAATGGGCACCTACAATATGTTGGAAGTGGCTCGTCGCTACTGGTCATCGTTGGGTCCTGACGCTAAGGCCGTCTTCCGCTTTCATCACATCTCTACGGATGAGGTATACGGGGATCTTGGCCCGCAAGGCCTGTTTACAGAAACGACGCCTTACGAACCCAGTTCGCCATATTCGGCCAGTAAAGCGTCCAGCGATCACTTGGTTCGCGCCTGGTTGCGGACATTCGGTCTACCAACCATCGTAACCAACTGCTCGAATAATTATGGGCCTTACCACTTCCCGGAAAAATTGATCCCATTAATGATTCTCAATGCCCTCGCGGGCAAGGCATTGCCTGTTTATGGTGACGGAAGTCAGATTCGTGACTGGCTCTATGTTGAAGATCATGCGAGAGCCCTGGTCAAAGTAGTAACTGAAGGGCAGGTAGGTGCGACCTACAACATTGGTGGCCACAATGAGCGAAAAAATATAGACGTTGTAAAAACTATTTGCTCGATCCTCGAAGAGCTGGCGCCGGAAAACCCCAACTCAAAAAAAACAGGCAATGAGGGTGGCTTTGAGTCACTGATTACCTATGTGGCGGACCGTCCCGGTCATGATGTCCGCTACGCAATCGATGCCAGCAAAATAGAGCGAGAGCTCGGTTGGGTGCCTGCAGAAACGTTTGAAAGCGGGATCCGAAAGACTGTTCAGTGGTATCTGAACAATGAGAGCTGGTGGCAGCGAGTG from Microbulbifer aggregans includes these protein-coding regions:
- the rfbB gene encoding dTDP-glucose 4,6-dehydratase, whose product is MKIMVTGGAGFIGSAVVRYLIGETDHEVLNIDALTYAGNLESIPCSDDPRYQFKQIDICDAVTLDAAFAEFQPDAVMHLAAESHVDRSIDGPAEFMQTNIMGTYNMLEVARRYWSSLGPDAKAVFRFHHISTDEVYGDLGPQGLFTETTPYEPSSPYSASKASSDHLVRAWLRTFGLPTIVTNCSNNYGPYHFPEKLIPLMILNALAGKALPVYGDGSQIRDWLYVEDHARALVKVVTEGQVGATYNIGGHNERKNIDVVKTICSILEELAPENPNSKKTGNEGGFESLITYVADRPGHDVRYAIDASKIERELGWVPAETFESGIRKTVQWYLNNESWWQRVLDGSYQGQRLGLAS
- the rfbD gene encoding dTDP-4-dehydrorhamnose reductase produces the protein MRVLLFGANGQVGRACQELMAGPEFELLPITRREADLSNPAEAYEAVVSREPQLVINASAYTAVDKAESEPELAQSVNGDSVAAMGKACAKVDIPLIHISTDYVFDGQGSKPYKEEDPVNPMGVYGATKLAGEQALEAGSNKVVILRSSWVFGEYGSNFVKTMLRLGASRPELGVVSDQVGKPTYATDIASVILSLTRIYRDTGDLPWGIYHCSNQGTCSWYDFACEIFNQAESQGFLESSPAVKPITTGQYPTPAARPAYSVLDCSKLERLLGAPLSHWQVGLERMLSHLAASAWLGESK